From a single Sediminibacterium sp. KACHI17 genomic region:
- the ccsA gene encoding cytochrome c biogenesis protein CcsA encodes MIRKVWWKILAVILLLYTCSYGFLVKIPKLDDRLQESIRNFFFHVPMWFAMMILLGVSVVYAIKYLRSRNQLDDFYSSAFAVTGTIFGFLGLTTGAIWANYQWGSPWSGDPKQNGAAIAMLIYLAYFVLRGSMNEEEKKARIGAVYNIFAFFMLFPTLWILPRLTESLHPGGEGSEGNPGLNGKDMDANMRSVFYPAVIGWTLLGVWISTLRIRYEILKEQQLIHE; translated from the coding sequence ATGATTCGAAAAGTCTGGTGGAAGATATTAGCTGTTATTTTATTGCTCTATACCTGTTCCTATGGGTTTCTGGTAAAAATACCCAAGTTGGATGACCGATTACAGGAGTCTATCCGTAATTTCTTTTTCCATGTACCCATGTGGTTTGCTATGATGATCCTATTGGGTGTCTCTGTTGTATACGCTATTAAATATCTCCGCAGCAGAAATCAACTAGATGATTTTTATTCATCTGCTTTCGCTGTTACCGGTACCATTTTTGGTTTTTTGGGTCTTACTACCGGAGCTATCTGGGCCAACTACCAGTGGGGAAGTCCATGGAGTGGCGATCCGAAACAAAACGGAGCAGCGATCGCTATGCTGATCTATCTGGCTTACTTTGTTTTACGTGGAAGTATGAATGAAGAGGAGAAGAAAGCAAGGATCGGAGCTGTGTATAATATTTTTGCCTTTTTCATGCTCTTTCCCACACTCTGGATATTACCTCGTCTCACGGAATCCCTTCATCCGGGTGGAGAAGGCAGTGAAGGAAATCCGGGTTTGAATGGAAAAGATATGGATGCCAATATGCGTTCAGTTTTTTATCCGGCAGTGATCGGTTGGACCTTACTGGGTGTATGGATCAGCACTTTGCGTATCCGATATGAAATTTTAAAAGAACAACAATTGATTCATGAATAA
- a CDS encoding CcmD family protein, which yields MNKLLKTLYTFVAILIFNMAASAQEVAAETDVMRSNGKIYVVMAVVLTIIIGLFIYVASLDKKISKLEKKR from the coding sequence ATGAATAAACTACTGAAAACCCTATATACATTCGTCGCCATATTAATATTCAATATGGCTGCATCAGCCCAAGAAGTAGCCGCTGAAACCGATGTAATGAGAAGCAATGGAAAAATATACGTAGTGATGGCAGTAGTACTTACGATCATCATTGGATTGTTCATCTACGTAGCATCTTTGGATAAAAAGATCAGTAAACTGGAGAAGAAAAGATAA
- a CDS encoding Glu/Leu/Phe/Val dehydrogenase: MSDHKPYSFFQSVERSFDKAAKFTKWEKGLLEQIKACNSIYSMRFPVKMDDGRIEVIEAYRVQHSQHKSPCKGGIRFSEEVNQDEVMALASLMTYKCAIVNVPFGGGKGGIKINPRNHSAYELEKITRRYTAELVKKNFIGPGIDVPAPDYGTGEREMAWIVDTYASLKPGEIDAAGCVTGKPVTQGGVRGRKEATGLGVFYGIREVCNMPDVMKKLGLSIGVEGKTVVVQGLGNVGYHSAKFFREAGSKVVSIAEYEGAIFNADGLNEEEVFQHRKKTGSILNFPGATNLAKSTDALELECDILIPAALENVINGDNAPRVKAKIIGEAANGPLTPEADEIFAAKGTLVVPDMYLNAGGVTVSYFEWLKNLSHVRYGRMEKRFTENMNNHILGQIEELTGKQVSGKERSFILHGPEEVDLVHSGLEETMITATREIMEIWKNNPEIPDMRTAAYVCAINKVGTSYAELGIFP, encoded by the coding sequence ATGTCAGATCACAAACCGTATAGCTTCTTTCAAAGTGTTGAGAGAAGTTTTGATAAAGCGGCCAAATTTACCAAGTGGGAGAAAGGTTTGCTCGAACAGATCAAAGCCTGTAACAGCATTTACAGTATGCGTTTTCCGGTAAAAATGGATGATGGCCGTATTGAAGTTATTGAAGCTTACCGTGTACAACATTCGCAGCACAAATCTCCTTGTAAAGGTGGTATTCGTTTCAGCGAAGAAGTGAATCAGGATGAAGTGATGGCACTTGCCTCTTTGATGACTTACAAATGTGCAATTGTAAACGTACCATTCGGTGGTGGTAAAGGTGGTATCAAGATCAATCCTCGTAACCACAGTGCTTATGAGTTGGAAAAAATCACAAGACGTTATACCGCTGAACTGGTGAAGAAAAATTTCATCGGTCCTGGTATCGATGTACCTGCTCCTGATTACGGAACCGGTGAACGTGAAATGGCTTGGATCGTGGATACTTATGCATCCCTGAAACCTGGTGAGATCGATGCAGCAGGTTGTGTAACCGGTAAACCCGTTACACAAGGTGGTGTTCGCGGAAGAAAAGAAGCTACCGGATTGGGAGTTTTCTATGGCATTCGCGAAGTATGTAATATGCCTGATGTAATGAAAAAGCTGGGTCTTTCTATTGGTGTTGAAGGCAAAACAGTAGTGGTACAAGGCTTAGGTAATGTGGGTTACCATTCTGCTAAATTTTTCCGTGAAGCTGGTTCTAAAGTAGTGTCAATCGCTGAATATGAAGGTGCTATTTTCAATGCGGATGGATTGAATGAAGAAGAAGTATTCCAACACAGAAAAAAGACTGGTTCGATCCTGAATTTCCCGGGTGCAACCAATCTTGCGAAAAGTACTGATGCATTGGAATTAGAATGTGATATCCTGATCCCAGCCGCTCTTGAAAATGTTATTAATGGTGACAATGCTCCTCGTGTAAAAGCAAAGATCATTGGTGAAGCTGCTAATGGACCATTAACTCCGGAAGCAGATGAGATATTTGCTGCAAAAGGTACACTGGTTGTTCCTGATATGTACCTGAACGCAGGTGGGGTAACCGTGTCTTATTTTGAGTGGTTAAAGAACCTGAGTCACGTTCGTTATGGACGTATGGAAAAACGTTTTACTGAAAATATGAATAACCATATCCTCGGACAAATCGAGGAGCTCACAGGTAAGCAGGTTTCAGGAAAAGAACGTTCTTTCATTTTACATGGTCCAGAAGAAGTAGATCTGGTGCATAGCGGATTGGAAGAAACCATGATCACTGCAACACGCGAGATCATGGAGATTTGGAAGAATAATCCTGAAATTCCAGATATGCGTACCGCTGCGTATGTATGTGCCATCAATAAAGTAGGTACATCTTATGCTGAGTTAGGTATCTTCCCATAA
- a CDS encoding type I restriction enzyme HsdR N-terminal domain-containing protein, with amino-acid sequence MIKISYPSYSFKIETREGKEYIFDPLRKKWIRLTPEEWVRQNFLQYLLQVMNYPASLIAIEKEIQMGELKKRFDILVYKNDHPWLLIECKEMNTPIDEVVMQQLLRYQTVVQASYLIVTNGNDTRGIGRENDQLITLNTIPVYQ; translated from the coding sequence ATGATCAAAATAAGCTACCCCTCCTATTCTTTTAAAATTGAAACCAGAGAAGGCAAGGAGTATATTTTTGATCCGTTAAGGAAAAAATGGATACGGTTGACCCCTGAAGAATGGGTGCGACAAAACTTTCTTCAGTATCTGTTGCAGGTCATGAATTATCCGGCATCATTGATAGCGATCGAGAAGGAAATACAAATGGGGGAACTCAAAAAACGTTTTGATATTCTTGTTTACAAAAATGATCATCCCTGGCTACTGATAGAATGTAAGGAAATGAATACACCCATCGATGAAGTGGTGATGCAACAATTATTGCGTTATCAAACTGTTGTTCAGGCTTCGTATTTGATCGTTACCAATGGTAATGATACCAGGGGAATTGGGAGAGAAAATGATCAACTCATCACGCTGAATACGATCCCTGTCTATCAATAA
- a CDS encoding AMP nucleosidase: MKTKAEIVNNWLPRYTGEKLENFGKYILLTNFSNYVTMFAKWNKVKVVGADRPMQCATANGITIINFGMGSPGAATIMDLLTAITPEAVLFLGKCGGLKRRNKLGDLILPIAAIRGEGTSNDYFPPEVPAMPAFALQKAISTTIRDYKVDYWTGTVYTTNRRVWEHDDAFKSYLTKVRAYAIDMETATIFTVGFFNKIPTGALLLVSDQPMIPEGVKTEASDKKVTADYVERHLKIGIDSLKQLINKGQTVRHLRF; encoded by the coding sequence ATGAAAACGAAAGCGGAAATTGTGAACAACTGGCTCCCCAGGTATACCGGGGAGAAATTAGAGAATTTCGGTAAGTACATCCTGCTGACCAACTTCAGCAATTATGTGACCATGTTTGCGAAATGGAACAAGGTTAAGGTTGTTGGAGCCGATCGCCCCATGCAATGTGCCACGGCAAATGGCATCACCATTATCAATTTTGGAATGGGTAGTCCGGGCGCAGCTACTATCATGGATCTATTAACTGCGATCACACCAGAAGCAGTTTTATTCCTTGGGAAATGTGGAGGACTCAAAAGAAGAAATAAACTCGGCGACCTGATCTTACCGATTGCAGCCATCAGAGGAGAGGGTACATCCAACGATTATTTTCCTCCAGAAGTTCCGGCAATGCCGGCATTCGCCTTGCAGAAAGCCATTTCAACAACCATCAGAGACTATAAAGTAGATTATTGGACGGGGACCGTTTATACCACGAACAGAAGGGTTTGGGAACATGATGATGCATTCAAATCTTATCTCACCAAAGTGCGGGCCTATGCCATCGATATGGAAACAGCTACCATCTTCACAGTTGGTTTCTTTAATAAAATTCCAACCGGTGCATTGTTATTGGTCAGCGATCAACCCATGATTCCGGAAGGCGTAAAAACAGAAGCCAGTGATAAAAAAGTAACAGCTGATTATGTAGAGAGACATCTCAAGATCGGTATCGACTCTCTGAAACAACTGATCAATAAAGGACAAACAGTAAGACACCTGAGGTTTTGA
- a CDS encoding heme exporter protein CcmB: MKSSRTILSLVKKDLLLEMRQQYTLYGILLYVASTIFVVYLSMGQPDDTVWNSLFWVIQLFVCVNAVAKSFLQESKGRMLYFYSIAGPVDFVLSKLLFNLLLMLLMSLLSLGIFAVLLGNPLENFLTFTAIACLGGMSLSLVFTFLAAIAAKAQQQAALMAIMGFPLIIPQLLLLMKIAGTGFSDVIQAGWWQMVLMLVGLDILVIALAVILFPFLWKD; the protein is encoded by the coding sequence ATGAAAAGTAGTCGCACGATATTGTCTTTGGTTAAAAAAGATCTTTTGCTGGAAATGCGACAGCAGTACACCTTATATGGTATCCTGCTCTATGTAGCTTCTACCATATTTGTGGTGTATTTATCGATGGGGCAACCGGATGATACCGTTTGGAATAGTTTATTTTGGGTGATCCAATTATTTGTTTGTGTTAATGCTGTTGCCAAAAGCTTTTTGCAGGAAAGCAAGGGTAGAATGTTGTACTTCTATTCCATAGCAGGACCCGTTGATTTTGTTTTATCCAAACTGCTATTCAATCTGCTGTTAATGTTGTTGATGAGTTTGCTCAGTTTGGGAATATTTGCAGTTCTATTAGGCAACCCCTTAGAAAACTTTTTGACCTTTACTGCGATCGCTTGTTTGGGAGGTATGAGCTTGAGTCTCGTGTTCACTTTTTTAGCCGCTATTGCCGCCAAAGCTCAACAACAAGCGGCGCTTATGGCGATCATGGGATTTCCATTGATCATTCCTCAACTATTATTATTGATGAAAATTGCTGGCACCGGATTCTCTGATGTAATTCAAGCCGGCTGGTGGCAGATGGTGCTCATGTTGGTTGGATTAGATATCCTCGTGATTGCACTAGCTGTCATCTTGTTTCCTTTTTTATGGAAGGACTAA
- a CDS encoding thymidine kinase — protein sequence MFIEPNLTGERRGWIEVICGSMFSGKTEELIRRLKRAKIANLKVEIYKPAIDVRYDETQVVSHDANSIQSTPIENSQTILLMAQDVDVVGIDEAQFFDAEIMHVCETLALRGTRVIVAGLDMDYLGRPFGQMPNLLAVADYITKLHAICMKCGNIANVSYRKIEGDGQVLLGEKETYEPRCRKCFHEK from the coding sequence ATGTTTATTGAACCAAATTTAACAGGTGAGCGCAGAGGCTGGATCGAAGTTATCTGTGGAAGTATGTTCAGCGGCAAGACCGAAGAATTGATACGTCGCTTAAAGAGAGCCAAGATCGCTAATCTGAAAGTAGAAATATATAAACCTGCCATTGATGTTCGTTACGACGAAACACAGGTTGTAAGTCATGACGCCAATAGTATACAAAGCACTCCAATTGAAAATTCTCAAACCATCTTATTGATGGCACAGGATGTAGACGTTGTAGGTATTGATGAAGCTCAGTTCTTTGATGCAGAGATCATGCATGTATGCGAAACACTGGCATTAAGAGGTACAAGGGTGATTGTGGCAGGTCTGGATATGGACTATTTGGGAAGACCATTCGGTCAAATGCCGAATTTATTGGCAGTGGCAGATTATATTACGAAATTACATGCCATCTGTATGAAGTGTGGCAATATTGCTAATGTATCTTACAGAAAAATTGAAGGGGATGGTCAGGTCTTATTAGGCGAGAAAGAAACCTATGAACCCCGTTGCAGAAAATGTTTTCATGAAAAGTAG
- a CDS encoding efflux RND transporter periplasmic adaptor subunit, producing the protein MRSILPVMGVCILLFFSCKSENNEGLKEQDMILPVLEITKTDTQLLVDYVSDIQAVKNVEIRARVNGFLEKIFVDEGQSVKKGQLLFQINDLEYTTDLARAKANVSNAQAEAKAAELEVSRTKLLVEKKVISATEYDLASARLKAANAKVEEALALQASAQNKLSLTNIRSPFDGIIDRIPLKIGSMIDPGALLTTISDIHDVFAYFHISESEYLRIKKGMSETHKNVPVQLILADGTKYRQEGRIETVDGEINENTGAIAFRARFPNPEKLLRHGASGKVRLVSEVKDAMLIPQKSVFEIQDKNYVFVVGSDNIVKMRGFTYSKRVADFYIAEQGLMAGEKIVYEGVQNIRDGIKIRPKMITAANMIAYKK; encoded by the coding sequence ATGAGATCAATTTTACCTGTAATGGGCGTATGCATATTATTATTCTTCTCTTGTAAATCTGAAAATAATGAAGGGCTAAAAGAACAGGATATGATTTTACCTGTTCTTGAGATCACAAAAACAGATACACAGCTACTGGTTGATTATGTATCTGACATACAAGCAGTAAAAAATGTAGAGATACGAGCACGTGTCAATGGTTTCTTAGAGAAGATTTTTGTGGATGAAGGACAAAGTGTGAAGAAAGGTCAACTGCTTTTTCAAATCAATGATCTGGAATACACAACCGATCTGGCAAGAGCAAAAGCCAATGTGTCCAATGCACAAGCTGAAGCAAAAGCTGCAGAACTTGAAGTTTCAAGGACAAAATTATTGGTAGAAAAGAAAGTGATCTCTGCAACAGAATATGATCTGGCATCTGCCAGACTAAAAGCTGCAAATGCTAAAGTAGAAGAGGCATTGGCGTTACAGGCAAGTGCCCAAAATAAGTTATCTCTGACAAATATCAGGTCTCCTTTTGATGGTATCATCGATCGTATTCCATTGAAGATCGGAAGTATGATCGATCCGGGCGCTTTGCTGACAACCATTTCAGATATTCATGATGTATTTGCATACTTCCATATTTCAGAGAGTGAGTACTTGCGCATCAAAAAGGGGATGTCAGAAACCCATAAAAATGTTCCTGTTCAATTGATACTGGCTGATGGAACAAAATATCGTCAGGAAGGACGGATTGAAACGGTGGATGGAGAGATCAATGAAAATACCGGTGCCATTGCTTTCAGAGCAAGATTTCCAAACCCTGAAAAATTATTACGACATGGTGCATCGGGGAAAGTTCGATTGGTGAGTGAAGTAAAAGATGCGATGCTGATCCCACAAAAATCTGTATTTGAAATCCAGGATAAGAACTACGTTTTTGTAGTGGGGTCAGATAATATTGTTAAGATGCGTGGCTTCACTTACAGTAAGCGCGTTGCAGATTTTTATATAGCAGAACAAGGACTGATGGCGGGCGAAAAGATCGTATACGAAGGTGTACAGAATATTCGCGACGGTATCAAGATCCGACCTAAGATGATCACTGCTGCTAACATGATTGCTTACAAAAAATAA
- a CDS encoding efflux RND transporter permease subunit — protein sequence MFDIFIKRPILSLVISLLITLLGVLALFTLPVTQFPDIVPPSVTVTAKYTGANAEVCAKAVATPLERAINGVPGMTYMSSVSSNNGITLITVSFKVGTDPDQAAVNVQNRVTTVLDELPEEVIKAGVTTEKEVNSMLLYLNIMSDDSTADEKFIYNFADINILQELKRIDGVGFAEIMGSKEYAMRVWLKPDKMLAYNISANEVVDILRNQNVEAAPGKTGESSGMDAGSLQYVLRYTGKKASAPEYENIVIRAEQNGSVLRLKDIADVEFGSMTYSMVSETDGKPSASIMLKQRPGSNARDVIKNVKQRMAELQQSSFPPGMKYNFAYDVSRFLDASIKEVLKTLVEAFILVFIVVFIFLQDFRSTLIPALAVPVALIGTLAFMQMLGFSINLLTLFALVLAIGIVVDNAIVVVEAVHVKMAEHHMTPLNATIAAMKEISGALIAITLVMSAVFVPVAFLSGPVGVFYRQFSLTLAISIVISGINAVTLTPALCALMLKHEPAREKKNLLAKFFNGFNKRYDRTSSKYQRLIGAIVTKRMVTMALLVVFFAATWGISTILPSGFIPTEDQGMVYVNVTTPPGSTVERTESVMQQMQEAIKDIEAIENISILAGYSLVTEVAGASYGMAMINLKPWKERSVSVNQLIQQLREKTAFIKDADIEFFPPPTVPGFGNASGFEMRILDKTGTGNLQQTAAVANDLIDSLEKTKEIGSAFTSFDPDFPQYLIHVDQDMAAKKGVTVENAMSTLQTLIGSYYATNFIRFGQMYKVMVQAYPQYRTKPEDLLNLYVKNDKGNMIPYSTFIRLERVFGPEQLTRYNMYTSALITGDAAAGYSSGEAIEKLKQTAGELLPKGFSYEWSGMTREQILSGNQAVFIFGICLLFVYLLLAAQYESFLLPLSVILSLPAGIFGAFLSLKLFGLENNIYAQVALVMLIGLLGKNAILIVEFAILRRKQGHRIADAAIEGAVSRLRPILMTSFAFIAGLIPLCIASGAGAMGNRSIGTAAAGGMLIGTIFGVLVIPGLYYLFAVLSERTKCQSVTEPISVSEVNTEQFSDQ from the coding sequence ATGTTTGATATATTTATCAAGCGACCCATATTGTCGCTTGTCATTTCATTATTGATTACGCTGCTGGGTGTTCTCGCATTATTTACCTTGCCTGTAACCCAGTTCCCCGATATTGTTCCTCCCTCTGTAACTGTAACTGCTAAATACACTGGTGCCAATGCTGAAGTTTGTGCCAAAGCTGTGGCCACTCCATTGGAAAGAGCCATCAATGGTGTTCCTGGCATGACATACATGTCTTCAGTATCGAGTAATAACGGTATCACATTGATTACGGTTTCATTCAAAGTAGGTACCGATCCTGATCAGGCAGCAGTGAATGTTCAAAACCGTGTGACCACTGTATTGGATGAATTGCCTGAAGAAGTGATCAAGGCGGGCGTTACTACAGAGAAGGAAGTAAACAGTATGCTGCTGTACTTGAATATCATGAGTGATGATTCCACAGCAGATGAAAAATTCATTTACAATTTTGCGGATATCAATATTCTGCAAGAGCTTAAGCGAATTGATGGGGTTGGTTTTGCTGAGATCATGGGTTCAAAAGAATATGCCATGCGTGTTTGGCTGAAGCCGGATAAAATGCTTGCTTATAATATTTCTGCCAATGAGGTTGTAGATATTCTCCGAAATCAGAATGTAGAGGCAGCGCCTGGTAAAACAGGGGAGAGCTCTGGTATGGATGCCGGCTCTTTGCAATATGTACTTCGTTATACCGGTAAGAAAGCGAGTGCTCCTGAATATGAAAATATTGTGATCAGAGCTGAACAGAATGGATCTGTTCTTAGATTAAAAGATATCGCAGATGTTGAATTCGGATCGATGACTTATAGCATGGTATCTGAAACCGATGGTAAGCCATCTGCATCCATCATGTTGAAACAAAGACCGGGGTCGAATGCAAGAGATGTGATCAAGAACGTCAAGCAACGAATGGCTGAATTGCAGCAGAGTTCTTTTCCGCCGGGTATGAAATATAATTTTGCTTATGACGTATCTCGCTTTTTGGACGCCTCTATAAAAGAGGTACTCAAAACCTTGGTGGAAGCATTCATCCTGGTATTCATTGTAGTATTCATTTTCTTGCAAGATTTTCGTTCTACTTTGATACCTGCATTGGCTGTGCCTGTAGCGCTTATCGGCACACTTGCGTTTATGCAGATGCTTGGATTTTCCATCAACCTACTCACATTATTTGCATTGGTACTTGCTATTGGTATAGTGGTTGATAATGCCATTGTAGTGGTTGAAGCCGTGCACGTAAAAATGGCGGAGCATCACATGACTCCTCTCAATGCAACCATTGCAGCTATGAAAGAGATCAGCGGCGCATTGATCGCTATTACATTGGTGATGTCTGCAGTGTTTGTGCCGGTAGCATTTCTCTCAGGTCCGGTAGGTGTATTTTATCGGCAGTTCTCGCTAACACTTGCGATCTCTATTGTGATATCAGGGATCAATGCTGTTACACTTACACCGGCATTATGCGCTTTGATGTTGAAGCACGAACCTGCTCGTGAGAAAAAGAATCTCTTAGCTAAATTCTTCAACGGGTTTAATAAAAGATATGATCGCACTTCTTCAAAATATCAGCGACTTATTGGTGCCATTGTTACCAAGCGAATGGTCACGATGGCATTACTGGTCGTATTCTTTGCGGCAACCTGGGGCATATCTACTATTCTTCCTAGTGGCTTCATTCCAACAGAAGATCAGGGAATGGTATATGTGAATGTAACTACACCGCCTGGATCAACTGTTGAGAGAACTGAATCTGTAATGCAGCAAATGCAAGAAGCTATAAAAGACATTGAAGCGATCGAGAATATTTCAATATTAGCGGGATATAGCCTGGTCACTGAAGTAGCAGGAGCTTCTTATGGCATGGCCATGATCAACCTGAAACCCTGGAAAGAAAGATCGGTATCTGTCAATCAATTGATACAACAGCTCAGAGAAAAAACTGCTTTTATCAAAGATGCAGACATTGAATTTTTTCCGCCCCCTACAGTGCCAGGTTTTGGGAATGCGAGTGGATTTGAAATGCGGATATTAGATAAAACAGGAACCGGAAATCTGCAACAAACTGCTGCAGTAGCGAATGATCTGATCGATTCTCTTGAAAAAACAAAAGAGATCGGATCTGCTTTTACCAGCTTCGATCCTGACTTTCCACAATACCTGATACATGTAGACCAGGATATGGCAGCAAAAAAAGGAGTGACGGTGGAGAATGCCATGAGTACCCTTCAGACATTGATCGGAAGTTATTACGCTACCAATTTTATTCGCTTTGGTCAGATGTACAAAGTAATGGTGCAGGCATATCCTCAATACCGAACTAAGCCGGAAGATCTGCTGAATTTATATGTGAAGAATGACAAGGGTAATATGATTCCTTATTCCACTTTTATCAGATTGGAAAGGGTCTTTGGTCCGGAACAGTTGACGCGTTACAATATGTATACTTCCGCATTGATCACAGGTGATGCAGCAGCAGGGTATAGTAGTGGTGAAGCCATCGAAAAACTGAAACAAACTGCAGGTGAATTATTACCCAAAGGGTTTAGTTATGAGTGGTCAGGAATGACACGTGAACAAATACTTTCTGGAAATCAGGCTGTATTCATATTTGGTATTTGCTTGTTGTTTGTGTACTTATTGTTAGCCGCACAATATGAGAGTTTTCTATTGCCTTTATCTGTGATCCTATCATTGCCTGCAGGTATTTTCGGCGCTTTCTTAAGCTTGAAATTATTCGGATTGGAAAATAATATCTACGCCCAAGTAGCCTTGGTCATGTTGATCGGATTATTGGGTAAGAATGCAATTCTGATCGTTGAATTTGCGATACTCAGACGCAAGCAGGGTCATCGGATAGCCGATGCAGCAATAGAAGGAGCTGTATCCAGATTACGCCCAATATTGATGACCTCTTTTGCATTCATTGCCGGCTTGATACCCTTGTGTATCGCTTCCGGTGCAGGAGCAATGGGGAACAGATCTATTGGTACAGCAGCGGCGGGTGGTATGTTGATCGGTACCATTTTCGGTGTGCTGGTTATACCCGGACTTTATTACCTGTTTGCAGTGCTATCTGAACGTACGAAATGTCAATCAGTAACAGAACCAATCAGCGTATCAGAAGTGAATACAGAACAATTCAGTGATCAATAA
- a CDS encoding TolC family protein, translating to MNQYTFNNKVIMMIMAIILLGSCAVPKEANRFKEIELPNSFADKKDTVSLAQLDLKTFFSDTTLYGLIETAIENNPDIQKALRRIMMAQAQLQMAHNARLPVLDAVASGGFNKFGKYTIDGVGNFDTNLSPNINKDQRIPVLTPDLFLGFRSNWEVDVWGKLNDQKKAALSRSYASEKERQWLTTQLAAQVASMYYELLALDSELDILNKNLRLQEDALEVVKIQKSGGRATELAVQQFESQLYTTRSYIVGLKQSVIKTENELNLLLGRLPQPIKRTVPIFSQSVLAAIHTGLPSQLLIRRPDIQASQLKLMAAGFDVRAAKKSFLPSLNITPYTAFNSFNASMMLTPASIAYGILGSVSGPVWNRGRLKGMLKEAIATEGEAWFDYQQSVFRAYQEVVTCMSAISNNKDLFDLKKKQVSVLESAVKTARELYVTGYASYLEVITAQKGALETQLESVATYKNVLLSQVDLYRALGGGWQ from the coding sequence ATGAATCAATATACTTTTAATAACAAGGTCATTATGATGATTATGGCCATCATTTTATTGGGAAGCTGTGCAGTACCTAAAGAGGCCAATCGGTTTAAAGAAATTGAATTGCCCAACTCTTTCGCGGATAAAAAAGATACCGTAAGTCTTGCACAGTTGGATCTAAAAACATTTTTCAGTGATACCACTTTGTATGGGTTGATCGAAACGGCTATTGAAAATAATCCGGACATACAAAAGGCCTTGAGAAGGATCATGATGGCACAAGCCCAATTACAAATGGCGCATAATGCAAGACTCCCGGTATTGGATGCTGTAGCATCAGGGGGCTTTAATAAGTTCGGGAAATATACCATTGATGGGGTGGGCAATTTTGATACCAATCTATCGCCCAACATTAACAAGGACCAGCGTATACCTGTATTAACGCCGGATCTCTTCCTTGGTTTCAGAAGTAACTGGGAAGTGGATGTATGGGGTAAGTTGAATGATCAAAAAAAAGCGGCTTTATCTCGATCTTATGCTTCAGAAAAAGAAAGACAATGGCTCACGACCCAATTGGCAGCTCAGGTTGCATCCATGTATTATGAATTGCTTGCATTGGATAGCGAGTTAGATATTTTGAACAAGAATCTGCGCTTACAGGAAGATGCATTGGAAGTGGTAAAAATTCAAAAGAGCGGAGGTCGGGCAACTGAACTTGCGGTACAACAATTTGAATCACAGTTATACACTACCCGAAGTTATATTGTGGGATTGAAGCAAAGTGTTATCAAAACAGAAAATGAATTAAATCTGTTATTAGGTCGCTTGCCACAGCCGATCAAAAGAACTGTCCCTATTTTTTCTCAATCGGTATTGGCTGCTATACATACCGGCTTGCCATCCCAGTTATTGATTCGTAGACCGGATATTCAGGCCTCGCAGTTGAAGCTGATGGCAGCAGGATTTGATGTAAGGGCCGCCAAAAAATCATTCCTTCCTTCTCTGAATATCACACCGTATACCGCATTCAATTCATTCAATGCATCGATGATGTTAACACCTGCATCTATTGCTTATGGCATCTTAGGAAGTGTAAGCGGTCCTGTATGGAATAGAGGCAGATTAAAAGGAATGTTAAAAGAAGCCATAGCCACAGAAGGAGAAGCTTGGTTTGATTACCAGCAATCAGTATTCAGAGCATATCAGGAAGTGGTAACCTGTATGAGTGCGATCAGCAATAATAAAGATCTGTTTGACCTCAAGAAAAAGCAGGTATCGGTATTGGAGTCAGCGGTAAAAACTGCAAGGGAGCTATATGTTACAGGTTATGCCTCTTATCTGGAAGTGATAACAGCGCAAAAGGGGGCGCTGGAAACACAGCTGGAATCGGTGGCTACCTATAAGAATGTTCTCCTATCGCAGGTAGATCTCTATCGGGCATTGGGTGGTGGATGGCAATAA